One part of the Flavobacterium johnsoniae UW101 genome encodes these proteins:
- a CDS encoding RICIN domain-containing protein — MKNNYRLSLTFLVFLAFSGFVAAQTSLGSSKSFMNTLKKELTNSAASKSTDKTILLQAEKTSFNGKINFKESNASSEFLIGEIKNIAESSFYIKVKDKSLEGHILLKKTKEAYKYFSDAQGNAFVEKVDINTLVCIDYKNLPTKENTTSKTAAAAEIAPALLDLQSLPGAAGCVMLDFDGYYMPAGNLWNNGNAINAAPSGMNDAAVQQHWEVVSEDYRPFNVNVTTNEAVFNSYPKNRRMRVVVTPTNTAAPGAGGVAYIGSFNWDNDVPCWVFITSGKSGGDASSHEVGHTFDLGHDGRTSPAEDYFVGLDGTSWAPIMGAGYYRPVVQWSKGEYNNANNKQDDVAIIASAKFGVGYRGDDYGNNIASAATLDYNSSGQINQKNGIISSEADYDFFSFTTGGGNVSINANTVSRDGNLHLLIRLFNSAGTEMGTYWNSDPFALNASMNVNLPAGKYYIGVDGTGAGNAGSGGYSAYGSIGSYSITGTIPPGGNISPSTDVITVYKDCNYTGFSGGLTIGDYNLARLNSLGVLNDDISSLRITQGYQAILYQDDNFGGASTVINSDNSCLNTTWNDKVSSIRVIANGTTTLGNQTFFLQNRNSGLYMDVWNSSMSNGSGINQGGLNSGNNQKFTFTHLGDGMYKIIANHSGQSMDVNNFNKANGARVEQYPYNGTTNQQFILVSTGDGFYKIVARHSGRIVEVAGASTASGAIVQQWDNNNQTCGQWKLIATTTSQTSTLIQAEDYSAMSGIQVEPTTDTGGGSNVGYTETGDWMAYNNINFPTTGSYLIEYRVASGVIGGRLSSDLNGGTIILGNVDIPNTGGWQNWQTVTQTVNVNAGTYNFGIYIQNTGMNINWIRITKIGNAAATAAVAAISAEEKTGENILNIYPNPVSDVLSFTTDVTGGKINIIDSQGAVIGSQNAAENSLNVSNLKQGIYFIVLEKDGQKTIKRFIKK; from the coding sequence ATGAAAAACAATTACAGACTCAGTTTGACATTTCTTGTCTTTCTGGCTTTCAGCGGTTTTGTTGCTGCGCAGACTTCACTAGGTTCGAGTAAGTCTTTTATGAATACTTTAAAGAAAGAATTAACCAATTCTGCAGCTTCAAAAAGTACTGACAAAACAATTTTGCTTCAGGCAGAAAAAACAAGTTTCAACGGAAAAATAAACTTTAAAGAGTCGAACGCTTCGAGTGAATTTTTAATTGGAGAAATTAAAAACATTGCCGAATCATCTTTTTACATCAAAGTAAAAGACAAATCATTAGAAGGACACATTCTTCTAAAAAAAACAAAAGAAGCCTACAAGTATTTTTCTGATGCACAAGGAAATGCGTTTGTAGAAAAAGTCGATATCAATACTTTGGTTTGTATTGATTATAAAAACCTGCCAACAAAAGAGAATACAACAAGTAAAACAGCAGCTGCAGCAGAAATTGCTCCGGCTCTGCTGGATTTACAAAGTTTACCGGGTGCAGCAGGTTGTGTCATGCTGGATTTTGACGGTTATTATATGCCGGCAGGAAATCTTTGGAACAACGGAAATGCCATTAATGCAGCACCTTCTGGAATGAACGATGCAGCAGTACAGCAGCATTGGGAAGTAGTTTCAGAAGATTACCGTCCGTTTAATGTAAACGTTACTACAAACGAAGCCGTTTTTAATTCTTATCCTAAAAACAGAAGAATGCGCGTTGTTGTTACGCCAACTAATACTGCAGCTCCGGGCGCAGGAGGAGTAGCGTATATTGGATCTTTCAATTGGGATAATGATGTGCCTTGCTGGGTATTTATCACGTCTGGAAAATCAGGTGGAGATGCTTCTTCTCATGAAGTAGGACATACTTTTGATCTGGGTCATGACGGACGCACAAGTCCGGCAGAAGATTATTTCGTAGGTTTAGACGGAACTTCATGGGCGCCTATTATGGGTGCAGGTTATTACAGACCTGTTGTACAATGGAGTAAAGGCGAATACAATAACGCGAACAACAAACAAGATGATGTGGCGATTATTGCCAGCGCTAAATTTGGAGTAGGATACCGCGGAGATGATTACGGAAACAATATCGCTTCTGCAGCTACTTTAGATTACAATTCAAGCGGACAGATCAATCAGAAAAACGGAATTATTTCAAGTGAAGCCGATTATGATTTCTTCTCTTTTACAACAGGAGGAGGAAATGTTTCTATAAATGCAAATACCGTTTCAAGAGACGGAAATCTGCATCTTTTAATCCGATTATTTAATTCGGCAGGAACAGAAATGGGAACGTATTGGAATTCAGATCCATTTGCTTTAAATGCTTCTATGAATGTTAATCTTCCGGCTGGTAAATACTACATTGGAGTTGATGGAACAGGAGCAGGAAATGCCGGAAGCGGCGGTTATTCGGCTTATGGTTCTATAGGAAGTTATTCTATTACCGGAACTATTCCGCCGGGAGGAAATATAAGTCCGTCAACTGATGTGATTACGGTTTATAAAGACTGTAATTATACAGGTTTCTCAGGCGGATTGACAATTGGCGATTATAATCTGGCACGTTTAAATTCTTTAGGAGTTTTAAATGATGATATTTCTTCACTTAGGATTACTCAGGGTTATCAGGCGATTTTATATCAGGATGATAATTTTGGCGGCGCTTCAACAGTAATTAATTCTGATAATTCTTGTTTAAATACAACTTGGAATGATAAAGTAAGTTCGATTAGAGTTATTGCAAACGGAACAACAACTTTAGGAAATCAGACTTTCTTTTTACAAAACAGAAACAGCGGTTTATACATGGACGTTTGGAATTCAAGCATGTCAAACGGATCTGGAATAAATCAAGGCGGACTTAATTCTGGAAATAATCAAAAGTTTACGTTTACTCATTTAGGAGACGGAATGTATAAAATTATTGCCAATCACAGCGGTCAGTCAATGGATGTCAATAATTTCAATAAAGCCAATGGTGCGCGTGTAGAACAATATCCGTATAACGGAACTACAAATCAGCAGTTTATTTTAGTTTCAACAGGAGACGGTTTTTATAAAATTGTAGCACGTCACAGCGGCAGAATTGTTGAGGTTGCCGGAGCGAGTACAGCTTCTGGAGCTATTGTACAGCAGTGGGATAACAACAACCAGACTTGCGGACAATGGAAATTAATAGCTACAACAACTTCTCAAACTTCTACTTTAATTCAGGCTGAAGATTATTCTGCCATGAGCGGTATTCAAGTTGAGCCAACTACAGATACAGGAGGAGGTTCAAACGTTGGTTATACTGAAACAGGAGACTGGATGGCATACAACAATATTAATTTCCCAACTACAGGTTCGTATTTAATTGAATATCGTGTTGCAAGCGGTGTTATCGGCGGCAGATTATCATCTGATTTAAATGGAGGAACTATTATTTTAGGAAATGTTGATATTCCAAACACAGGCGGATGGCAGAACTGGCAGACAGTTACGCAGACTGTAAACGTAAATGCAGGAACATATAATTTTGGTATCTACATTCAAAATACCGGAATGAACATTAACTGGATTAGAATTACTAAAATTGGAAATGCTGCCGCAACAGCAGCGGTTGCAGCAATTTCTGCCGAAGAAAAAACAGGAGAAAATATCCTAAATATATATCCAAATCCGGTTTCAGATGTATTATCGTTTACAACAGATGTAACAGGAGGAAAAATCAATATTATAGATTCTCAGGGAGCAGTTATCGGTTCTCAAAATGCTGCAGAAAATAGTTTGAACGTTTCGAATTTAAAACAAGGAATTTATTTTATTGTTTTAGAAAAAGACGGGCAGAAAACAATTAAACGTTTTATTAAAAAATAA
- a CDS encoding glycosyl hydrolase family 18 protein codes for MKNNYRRMLQKCMIILVLGLFNLASAQKKVIAYIPNWIDLNAFSSTIQYSKLTHINIAFENPDANGYLSFNSGSNAIINAAHAQNIKVFVSLGGGSVSEGGAIRDNYFNLITPANRTAFIQKIYDYVVAHNFDGVDVDLEGPAINGDYGGFVIALANKLHANGKLISAALSEGYGGANVPSSTFAAYDWINIMAYDATGPWAPGNPGQHSPYSMAVNQFNYWTGRGLPASKAIIGLPFYGYGFGASANQGISYANIVAQYPGAENLDQVGNTIYYNGIPTIKQKTTFAVQNAGGVMIWELSQDATGAKSLLTAVDQVVKGSNPPTGTGTLIQAENYNTMSGVQTEATTDTGGGLNVGYCDTGDWMAYYNINFPTSGNYIIEYRVASAVTGGRLSSDLNAGTIQLGAVNVPNTGGWQNWQTITQTVNVNAGTYNFGIYVQNTGFNINWFRITKAASGLAAKSASADKIESLTVYPNPSEDTLFFSAEVSGANVSIINSEGGATVSTQKANDNSINVSGLKSGIYLILVEKDGIKTVRRFIKK; via the coding sequence ATGAAAAACAATTACAGAAGAATGCTGCAGAAATGCATGATTATTTTAGTGTTGGGTCTTTTTAATTTAGCGTCAGCCCAAAAAAAAGTAATAGCTTATATCCCGAACTGGATAGATTTAAATGCTTTTTCAAGTACAATTCAGTACAGTAAATTAACGCACATTAATATTGCGTTCGAAAATCCCGATGCAAATGGTTATTTGAGTTTTAATTCAGGAAGCAATGCGATTATTAATGCGGCTCATGCCCAGAATATTAAAGTTTTTGTATCGCTTGGAGGAGGTTCTGTTTCTGAAGGCGGTGCAATTCGCGACAATTATTTTAATTTGATTACGCCGGCAAACAGAACCGCTTTTATTCAAAAAATCTACGATTACGTAGTAGCGCATAATTTTGACGGTGTCGATGTAGACTTAGAAGGTCCGGCAATTAATGGCGACTACGGAGGATTTGTAATTGCACTTGCTAATAAACTGCATGCTAATGGTAAATTAATCTCAGCAGCGCTTTCAGAAGGATATGGTGGTGCAAATGTACCTTCATCTACTTTTGCAGCTTATGACTGGATCAATATCATGGCGTATGATGCAACAGGACCTTGGGCACCTGGAAATCCGGGACAGCATTCTCCATACAGCATGGCCGTAAACCAATTCAATTATTGGACTGGCAGAGGATTACCGGCAAGTAAAGCCATTATTGGACTTCCTTTTTACGGATATGGTTTTGGAGCTTCGGCCAATCAGGGAATTTCTTATGCCAATATCGTGGCGCAGTATCCGGGAGCTGAAAATCTGGATCAGGTTGGAAATACAATTTATTATAACGGAATCCCAACAATTAAACAAAAAACAACTTTTGCTGTTCAAAACGCAGGCGGTGTTATGATCTGGGAATTATCTCAGGATGCAACGGGTGCAAAATCATTACTTACAGCTGTTGATCAAGTTGTAAAAGGAAGCAACCCTCCAACAGGAACAGGAACTTTAATTCAGGCTGAAAATTACAACACCATGAGCGGTGTTCAAACAGAAGCAACAACTGATACGGGAGGCGGATTAAACGTTGGATATTGTGATACTGGCGACTGGATGGCATATTACAACATTAATTTTCCAACTTCAGGAAATTACATAATTGAATACCGAGTGGCAAGCGCCGTTACCGGCGGCAGATTATCATCTGATTTAAATGCAGGGACGATTCAGCTTGGTGCTGTAAATGTACCCAATACTGGAGGATGGCAAAACTGGCAGACGATTACTCAGACTGTAAATGTAAATGCCGGAACGTATAACTTCGGAATATATGTTCAAAATACAGGTTTTAATATCAACTGGTTTAGAATCACAAAAGCAGCTTCAGGTTTAGCGGCTAAATCGGCTTCGGCAGATAAAATTGAAAGTTTAACAGTATATCCAAATCCATCAGAAGATACACTTTTCTTCTCGGCAGAAGTTTCGGGAGCAAATGTAAGCATTATCAATTCTGAGGGCGGAGCAACAGTTTCTACACAAAAAGCAAACGACAACAGTATTAATGTTTCAGGTTTAAAAAGCGGTATCTATTTGATTTTAGTTGAAAAAGACGGAATCAAAACGGTGAGACGTTTTATTAAAAAGTAA
- a CDS encoding beta-1,3-glucanase family protein, whose protein sequence is MKKNKLQGLSILTALFLVFSSLMYGQGPVPFTIANNSTFADSDLYVAIVGIDYTTGNHVWVNAKTSQVLPMNASYNTVTGPTYGGNTGPGQNSKYAACFTKLSEIPNKTFTLPLIAGCRVFISKGSQLYFYFFGASGAPSGYASPNPQNATDPNQGILYEMIELTNNQHGFFGNPTRVDSYKYPMGLELFGANGYQKKVGDLKKHAEIVAAFKANVSAEFQGCVNDATGEITAPSKTPAYAEGSGQYANYLKSYIDAIWNKYKNEDLIFYAGDAGVFKGRVIGEQLEMVGQSGAFVGRTGRVQNRPTTQEALEGKGVLDRRLVDGDLDLVIQSQLTAAINRHVVNTTTANPGQQNWYDASKYYQVNPTNHYSKFWHLPGINIDNLAYGFAYDDVADQSPSLHSPQPTKVIATFGGYAGLTPSVPASTDVITVYKDCNYTGFSGGLTIGDYNLARLNSLGVLNDDISSLKITQGYQAILYMDDNFTGTSTVINSDNSCLNTTWNDKVSSIRVIANGTTTLGNQTFFLQNRNSGLYMDVWNSSMSNGAGINQGALNSGNNQKFTFTHLGDGMYKIIANHSGMSMDINNFNKANGARVEQYPYNATTNQQFILVSTGDGYYKIVARHSGRIVEVAGASTASGAIVQQWDNNNQTCGQWKLVPAASSQTSVLIQAEDYSAMSGIQVEPTTDTGGGSNVGYTETGDWLAYNNINFPTTGSYLIEYRVASAVTGGRLSSDLNGGTIVLGNVDIPNTGGWQNWQTVSQTVNVNAGTYNFGIYIQNTGMNINWIKITKVGAGLAAKTASVQTEEAPEETVLNVYPSPVENTLFTTTDLSGGDVKIVNAQSGNTVLSKKSNGNSIDVSHLAKGIYLIVFEKDGKQTIKRFIKK, encoded by the coding sequence ATGAAGAAAAATAAACTTCAAGGATTATCCATTTTGACAGCACTGTTTCTGGTGTTTTCAAGTTTAATGTATGGTCAGGGACCAGTTCCCTTTACTATTGCCAATAATTCAACTTTTGCCGACAGCGATTTATATGTAGCCATTGTCGGGATCGATTATACAACCGGAAATCATGTTTGGGTAAATGCCAAAACAAGTCAGGTTTTGCCAATGAATGCTTCTTATAATACGGTAACCGGACCAACTTACGGCGGTAATACAGGACCGGGACAAAATTCAAAATACGCAGCTTGTTTTACCAAGTTGAGTGAAATTCCAAATAAAACCTTCACTTTACCTTTAATCGCAGGATGCCGTGTTTTTATTTCTAAAGGTTCACAATTGTATTTCTACTTTTTTGGCGCAAGCGGAGCACCTTCCGGCTATGCATCGCCAAATCCACAGAATGCTACAGATCCAAATCAGGGAATTTTATATGAAATGATTGAATTAACAAACAATCAGCATGGATTCTTCGGAAACCCAACACGAGTTGATTCGTATAAATATCCAATGGGATTGGAATTATTTGGAGCAAATGGTTACCAAAAGAAAGTGGGAGATTTAAAAAAGCATGCTGAAATTGTTGCGGCTTTTAAAGCTAATGTTTCTGCAGAATTTCAAGGCTGCGTTAACGATGCAACAGGAGAAATTACAGCACCGTCTAAAACTCCTGCTTATGCTGAAGGATCAGGACAATATGCAAATTATTTAAAATCGTATATCGACGCAATCTGGAATAAATACAAAAATGAAGATTTAATTTTTTATGCCGGAGATGCCGGAGTTTTTAAAGGAAGAGTTATTGGCGAACAGCTGGAAATGGTTGGGCAGTCAGGTGCTTTTGTTGGAAGAACCGGACGTGTGCAAAACAGGCCGACTACTCAGGAAGCTCTTGAAGGAAAAGGTGTTCTGGACAGAAGACTGGTTGACGGAGATTTAGATCTTGTAATTCAATCACAGTTAACAGCTGCAATTAACCGTCACGTTGTAAACACTACAACAGCAAATCCGGGACAGCAAAACTGGTACGATGCATCGAAATATTATCAGGTAAACCCAACAAACCATTATTCTAAATTCTGGCATTTACCGGGAATCAATATTGACAATCTTGCTTATGGATTTGCTTATGATGATGTTGCAGATCAGTCACCATCGCTTCATTCGCCACAGCCAACAAAGGTTATTGCTACTTTTGGAGGTTATGCAGGATTAACACCTTCAGTTCCGGCTTCTACAGACGTTATTACGGTTTATAAAGACTGTAACTACACTGGATTCTCAGGCGGATTAACAATAGGAGATTACAATCTGGCTCGTTTAAATTCTTTAGGAGTTTTAAACGATGATATTTCTTCGCTTAAAATCACTCAGGGTTATCAGGCGATTTTGTATATGGATGATAATTTTACAGGAACTTCAACTGTAATCAATTCTGATAATTCTTGTTTAAACACAACGTGGAATGATAAAGTAAGTTCGATAAGAGTTATTGCAAACGGAACTACAACTTTAGGAAACCAGACTTTCTTCCTTCAAAACAGAAACAGCGGTTTATACATGGACGTTTGGAATTCAAGCATGTCAAACGGTGCAGGAATCAACCAGGGCGCTTTGAATTCAGGAAACAATCAGAAATTTACTTTCACGCATTTAGGCGACGGAATGTATAAAATCATTGCCAACCACAGCGGTATGTCAATGGATATTAACAATTTCAACAAAGCCAATGGTGCAAGAGTAGAGCAGTATCCATACAATGCGACAACAAACCAACAGTTTATTTTGGTTTCTACAGGCGATGGGTATTACAAAATTGTAGCCCGTCATAGCGGCAGAATCGTTGAGGTAGCAGGAGCAAGCACAGCTTCTGGAGCTATTGTACAGCAATGGGATAACAATAATCAAACTTGCGGACAATGGAAATTAGTTCCGGCAGCAAGTTCACAGACATCGGTTTTAATTCAGGCAGAAGACTATTCAGCGATGAGTGGTATTCAGGTTGAACCAACTACAGATACTGGCGGAGGATCAAATGTAGGTTACACAGAAACAGGCGACTGGTTAGCGTATAACAACATCAATTTCCCAACAACAGGATCCTATTTAATAGAATACCGAGTGGCAAGTGCTGTTACAGGCGGCAGATTATCATCTGATTTAAACGGAGGAACAATTGTTTTAGGAAATGTTGATATCCCTAATACTGGAGGATGGCAAAACTGGCAGACTGTTTCACAAACCGTGAACGTTAATGCAGGAACGTACAATTTCGGAATTTATATTCAAAATACCGGAATGAACATCAACTGGATTAAAATTACAAAAGTAGGTGCAGGATTGGCTGCTAAAACGGCTTCGGTTCAAACAGAAGAAGCGCCGGAAGAAACCGTTTTAAATGTTTATCCAAGTCCGGTTGAAAACACATTGTTTACCACAACAGACCTTTCAGGAGGAGATGTAAAAATCGTTAATGCACAATCAGGAAATACTGTTTTATCGAAAAAAAGCAATGGCAACAGTATCGATGTTTCGCATTTAGCAAAAGGAATCTATTTGATTGTTTTTGAGAAAGACGGCAAACAGACGATCAAACGTTTTATCAAAAAATAG
- a CDS encoding family 16 glycosylhydrolase: MNQNDSFFGRPPKNNFSYFKFLAVAVFVLLPFLKVQAQCKTLVWSDEFNGTTVDLTKWQSISGNGCPSLCGFGNAEAQRYDPNQATIVKEGTNSYLNIEAKYQPSGSFPDQPYASSKLTTEGKYSLKYGRVEARMKLSNGQGAWPAFWMLPVNGNWPYTGEIDIMEAKHRNPQSVDGTIHYDGNGYHFTGRSYSSPTDLSTDFHVYAVEWGPNFIKWFVDDVLFHTATPNTTVNGGWPFNDSQFYIILNLAVGSAGTPYTSVNGAGVPPVPGDFPAKLQVDYVRVYDGSYKYGVAGDAKVYQNETSKTYSISAIAGAAYNWTVPAGASITSGQGTNSITVNWGTAGGDVSVTATTSGCTANTYKLAVTTEPAIPVEKIHEDFQSNRNVLYPVKTGVLTEAVANPSATGINTSALVGRYVRNSSELYDVLNIRNVTITNANDYVYGRKRLSFDIYTSAPVGTKISMQLENSNVTTATNYPSGRHSGFKATTTVQNKWETIEFEFEKIIDPNTSALTINNVVLLFESNSNSGATYYFDNLLTKAAPEKPIVATDVLQNYDGINKIIKGTTTGTYSVVANPGSNSVNSSANVAKYVRNVTEQYDVLFFNTQTSIEDAGLFKNQTNKILIDVYTTAPVGTVVSMNFENSAASLPANYPTGRNSNYVAITTKQNQWETLTFYYNSSPDAGTSNLAVNQMVLLFNSGSYTNDTYYFDNIRIASTKLPDTFTPGVVYEDYQNTHNITFRDAIGTYTANVANPSAGGINTSSNVGRYVRKSTELYDNFSFNTTLNNIGDFKAGTKKFAMDVYTSAPVGSIISWQAESSASIPSNYPVGRHSIYQGVVKQTNTWHTITFTYVSTPDASTADNDVNRFVFLFEPGTNSGNTYYFDNLRALNLVSTETPAGLPSPWISTDLGAVTPAGEATHSNGTFTIKGSGTDIWETSDQFQYVNQPITGDAEIIAKVNSLTNTNTYAKAGVMFRETLTPTSKHVMTDASAAAGIEFLSRNTTSGVTTAEVVTGAAPKWVRLVRSGNTFTSYSSDNGTTWTQVGTPKTITMANTIYAGMAVTSHANGTLATGVFSDVIVRNITSNPNVNLALGKTATASTEENPTLSAGKATDGDGTVSRWASSFANATEWIYVDLGSNYNLNRVVLKWEAAYAAQYKVQLSTDNVFTENETINTQTASDGGTDDLTVSGTGRYLRILCTTKALAPYGYSLYEIEAYGSASTAKKANIVEETQAENTAFAVYPNPAGNYIQVSLPENLNNKIITIYDNSGTLMLQNKPEANASESVIDLSRLTKGIYILNFKSDQKSWTKKLIKQ, translated from the coding sequence ATGAATCAAAATGACTCTTTTTTCGGCCGACCACCGAAAAACAATTTCTCTTATTTCAAATTTTTGGCTGTGGCAGTATTTGTATTGCTTCCGTTTTTAAAAGTTCAGGCACAATGTAAAACATTAGTCTGGTCTGATGAATTTAACGGTACTACAGTCGACTTAACCAAATGGCAGAGTATTTCAGGAAACGGCTGTCCTTCGCTCTGCGGATTCGGAAATGCTGAGGCTCAGCGTTACGATCCAAATCAGGCCACAATTGTAAAAGAAGGAACGAACAGTTACCTAAACATTGAGGCTAAATACCAGCCCAGCGGATCATTTCCGGATCAGCCTTATGCTTCTTCAAAATTAACTACAGAAGGAAAATATTCGCTTAAATACGGAAGGGTTGAAGCTCGTATGAAATTATCAAACGGACAAGGCGCCTGGCCGGCATTCTGGATGCTTCCTGTTAATGGAAACTGGCCGTATACGGGTGAAATTGATATCATGGAAGCCAAACACAGAAACCCGCAGTCTGTAGATGGAACTATTCATTACGACGGAAATGGTTATCATTTTACTGGCAGAAGTTACAGTTCTCCAACAGATTTATCTACGGATTTTCATGTTTATGCTGTAGAATGGGGACCAAATTTTATTAAATGGTTTGTAGATGATGTTTTGTTTCATACCGCTACTCCAAATACGACAGTAAATGGCGGATGGCCTTTTAACGATAGTCAGTTTTATATTATTTTGAATTTGGCTGTAGGAAGTGCAGGTACGCCTTACACAAGCGTTAATGGAGCAGGAGTTCCTCCAGTTCCAGGCGATTTCCCTGCAAAACTTCAGGTAGATTACGTTCGTGTTTATGACGGAAGTTACAAATACGGCGTTGCCGGAGATGCAAAAGTATATCAAAACGAAACAAGTAAAACCTATTCAATAAGCGCTATTGCAGGAGCGGCATATAATTGGACAGTTCCTGCGGGAGCATCCATAACTTCTGGACAGGGAACTAATTCTATAACGGTAAATTGGGGAACAGCAGGCGGCGATGTTTCGGTAACTGCTACAACTTCAGGCTGTACAGCTAATACGTATAAACTGGCTGTAACAACAGAACCTGCCATTCCTGTAGAAAAAATACATGAAGATTTTCAAAGCAATAGAAATGTATTGTATCCTGTAAAAACCGGAGTTTTGACAGAAGCTGTTGCGAATCCTTCTGCAACAGGAATTAATACATCGGCTTTGGTAGGAAGATATGTTCGTAATTCTAGCGAATTGTATGATGTTTTGAATATTAGAAACGTAACGATCACAAACGCGAACGATTATGTTTACGGAAGAAAAAGACTTTCTTTTGATATCTATACTTCGGCGCCTGTTGGAACTAAAATTTCGATGCAGTTAGAAAACAGCAATGTAACAACAGCAACGAACTATCCATCAGGTAGACATAGTGGTTTTAAAGCGACAACAACGGTTCAGAATAAATGGGAAACCATAGAATTTGAATTCGAAAAAATCATTGATCCAAATACAAGTGCTTTGACAATCAATAATGTTGTACTGCTTTTTGAATCCAATTCAAACTCAGGAGCAACCTATTATTTCGATAATTTATTGACAAAAGCGGCACCAGAAAAACCAATTGTTGCCACAGATGTTTTGCAGAACTATGACGGGATCAATAAAATTATAAAAGGAACTACAACGGGAACTTATTCTGTTGTAGCAAATCCGGGTTCAAATTCAGTTAACTCGTCGGCAAACGTGGCGAAATACGTTCGAAATGTAACAGAGCAGTACGATGTACTTTTCTTTAATACACAAACTTCTATTGAAGATGCCGGTTTATTCAAAAACCAAACCAATAAAATCCTGATTGATGTTTATACAACAGCTCCGGTTGGAACGGTTGTAAGCATGAATTTTGAAAACAGCGCAGCTTCGCTTCCTGCAAATTATCCAACAGGAAGAAATAGTAATTATGTAGCTATTACAACGAAACAGAATCAATGGGAAACCTTGACTTTTTATTACAATTCTAGTCCGGATGCAGGAACTTCAAATTTAGCAGTTAACCAAATGGTTTTATTGTTTAATTCAGGTTCTTATACAAACGATACATATTATTTTGATAATATCAGAATTGCATCAACAAAACTGCCGGATACTTTTACGCCGGGCGTTGTTTACGAAGATTACCAAAACACACACAACATTACTTTTAGAGATGCTATTGGAACATACACTGCAAATGTGGCTAATCCAAGTGCAGGCGGTATTAACACGTCATCAAACGTTGGAAGATATGTTCGTAAGTCAACAGAATTGTATGATAATTTCTCATTCAATACGACTTTAAACAACATTGGTGATTTCAAAGCCGGAACTAAAAAGTTTGCTATGGATGTCTATACATCAGCTCCGGTTGGATCAATTATTTCATGGCAGGCAGAAAGCAGTGCTTCAATCCCGTCTAATTATCCAGTAGGGAGACATAGTATTTATCAGGGAGTTGTAAAACAAACTAATACTTGGCACACGATTACGTTTACGTATGTAAGCACGCCGGATGCTTCGACAGCAGATAATGATGTAAACCGTTTTGTTTTCTTGTTTGAGCCGGGAACCAATTCTGGAAACACTTATTATTTTGATAATTTAAGAGCTTTAAATTTAGTTTCTACAGAAACTCCGGCAGGATTGCCTTCTCCTTGGATCAGTACAGATTTAGGAGCGGTAACACCAGCCGGAGAAGCGACGCATTCTAATGGAACTTTTACAATTAAAGGTTCAGGAACAGATATTTGGGAAACCAGCGATCAGTTTCAATATGTAAATCAGCCAATTACTGGTGATGCTGAAATTATTGCCAAAGTAAATTCGCTTACCAATACAAATACGTATGCAAAAGCGGGAGTAATGTTTCGTGAAACACTTACACCAACTTCTAAGCACGTAATGACCGATGCAAGCGCAGCTGCAGGAATTGAGTTTTTATCTCGTAACACAACTTCGGGAGTAACTACAGCTGAGGTAGTAACCGGAGCAGCTCCAAAATGGGTTCGTTTGGTAAGATCTGGCAATACATTTACATCTTATTCATCTGATAACGGAACTACCTGGACACAGGTTGGCACGCCAAAAACAATTACAATGGCAAATACCATTTATGCAGGAATGGCGGTTACGTCTCATGCAAATGGAACTTTAGCAACTGGAGTTTTCAGTGATGTAATTGTTCGAAATATTACTTCAAACCCAAATGTTAATTTAGCTTTAGGAAAAACAGCAACGGCTTCTACAGAAGAAAATCCAACATTGTCTGCCGGTAAAGCTACAGACGGTGACGGAACAGTATCAAGATGGGCAAGCTCATTTGCCAATGCTACAGAATGGATTTATGTAGATTTAGGAAGTAATTACAACCTTAATCGTGTAGTATTAAAATGGGAAGCGGCTTATGCAGCGCAATATAAAGTACAGCTTTCTACAGATAATGTTTTCACAGAAAATGAAACTATAAACACGCAGACAGCCAGCGATGGAGGAACAGATGATTTAACAGTAAGCGGAACAGGAAGATACCTTCGTATTTTATGTACAACAAAAGCTCTGGCTCCTTACGGTTATTCATTATATGAAATCGAAGCATACGGATCGGCTTCAACGGCTAAAAAAGCAAATATTGTCGAAGAAACTCAGGCAGAAAATACCGCTTTTGCTGTGTATCCAAATCCTGCGGGTAATTATATTCAGGTTTCACTTCCTGAAAATTTAAACAATAAAATTATAACAATTTACGACAATTCAGGAACGCTGATGCTTCAAAATAAACCTGAAGCCAATGCCAGTGAAAGTGTAATTGATTTAAGCAGACTGACAAAAGGAATTTACATTTTGAATTTCAAATCAGATCAAAAAAGCTGGACCAAAAAACTGATCAAGCAATAA